Part of the Bacteriovorax stolpii genome, GCTAAGTTTGTGGTTGTGACTTTTGTTCCACACCCGTTACAGATTCTCAAATCTCATACAGGTTTTTTAATTAACACTTATGCAGAAAGAAGAGAACTTCTGGCAGAGTGCGGAGTGGATTACCTTCTGGAAATTGATTTCACGAGAGATTTCAGTACGCTTTCACCTGAAGCTTTTTTAGAAAAATTTATCTTTTCTTTTGATGGAATCGCCAAGATTTACCTTGGACACGACTTTGCTTTTGGGGCCAATAAGTCGGGTGACTTTCACGTGGCCAAAACTTTTTGTGATACAAGAAAGACTTCACTTATTCTCCAACAAGAATTTAAAGTGAAGAGTTCCCCAGTCTCATCGACTGAAGTAAGAACGGCTATTCAGTCAGGAAGTATCGAGAAGGTCAGCGAACTTTTAGGAAGAAATTATTTTCTCTCTGGAAGAGTCATTAAAGGTGAAGGACGCGGAAAGAAAATTGGTTTCCCTACTGCCAACTTAGGTTATGACAAAGAATTGATCATCCCTGCAAAGGGAGTTTATATTACGCAAGTTAAAATTAAAGACATGGTTTATAATTCAGTGACTAACATTGGAGTCAATCCAACCTTCAATACAGGTTACGATATCCATGTTGAAAGCCATCTTTTAGATTTTACTCACGACATTTATGGTGAAGAGATTCGTGTAAGCTTCATAAAAAAACTTCGCGATGAAAAAAAATTCCCAAGTGTTAATGACCTGGTCGCTCAGAT contains:
- a CDS encoding bifunctional riboflavin kinase/FAD synthetase — encoded protein: MIVVKDLKELKNVYNENKINVTIGNFDGVHLGHREFLAHIKKDSVQDHAKFVVVTFVPHPLQILKSHTGFLINTYAERRELLAECGVDYLLEIDFTRDFSTLSPEAFLEKFIFSFDGIAKIYLGHDFAFGANKSGDFHVAKTFCDTRKTSLILQQEFKVKSSPVSSTEVRTAIQSGSIEKVSELLGRNYFLSGRVIKGEGRGKKIGFPTANLGYDKELIIPAKGVYITQVKIKDMVYNSVTNIGVNPTFNTGYDIHVESHLLDFTHDIYGEEIRVSFIKKLRDEKKFPSVNDLVAQIKADADLARDYFKHE